A window of Cryptomeria japonica chromosome 3, Sugi_1.0, whole genome shotgun sequence contains these coding sequences:
- the LOC131068605 gene encoding putative pentatricopeptide repeat-containing protein At3g15200, producing MNSRRKIARVSIFLSPIQLGFYSSSVLHSSAVKTSSRQMSPSLLRNPAYRERKYQIQPRIAFALVVYSNIFRCTNMALAKHFTSASNLEITELGFGEGRNKNKEEVDGYQTMNSGLNGKKIDDGLRSDRSVENEASVLHRTFMINHKDPNPYPGTSTSIYDVTMGMRNIKMNPLKHNSKPNPNSNSTANIAELGLGKMDEDNLISSGVAGSENSEVGGNLNPDWTPSANNAAVKPKRTLLPNPKSGFGKMDEDELMCPGLGNNKLVNSLNSDQPTTNSVSVPKRVIETSSYCSHKPHANPSSAVNDSSRILRLFKNILDNPNTNLEQLLNGQGLVVSEDMVLQVFSFLKNDWNSAMFFFSWANKQPGYRHGTEAYNAMLDILGKHKCFVTMWKLVFEMHKHNPSLVTDETFSIVIRRYASAHMVERAIETFYRRTEFGLKLNAPAFQVLLDALCKARHVQEAEALFNLKQKEFKPVMKSRNIILNGWCGFPNLREAKRFWDEMSKKGCKPNLITYSTYISALAKKSKLNTALTLFGQMWDKGCIPDVPLCNAILDALCLKKGIPAALDVFVEMNEHGCLPDAVTYNTLIKHICDAGSVDKAYELLDEMQRRGCTPNVRTYHYFFRAATTPEKALKVFQRMVKTGCMLTSDTYNLLLKMLLGWNEIDKVLVLWDDMEKSGMGPDQRSYTVMVHSLHEKGKFNEAYRYYNEMRAKGFLPEPKTKLLVNAMEVNAKGSMQCKSFSQKNAYKRQIEW from the exons ATGAACAGCAGAAGAAAAATAGCCAGGGTTTCTATTTTTTTAAGCCCTATACAGCTAGGCTTTTATTCTTCCTCCGTCCTCCATTCGTCTGCAGTCAAAACAT CTTCAAGACAAATGTCGCCATCTCTGTTGAGAAATCCTGCGTACAGAGAGCGAAAATATCAGATTCAGCCCAGAATAGCCTTTGCATTGGTTGTTTATTCAAATATTTTTCGCTGCACAAATATGGCACTTGCAAAGCATTTTACTTCTGCGAGCAATCTTGAGATTACAGAATTAGGATTTGGAGAGGGAAGAAACAAAAACAAGGAGGAGGTAGATGGCTATCAAACGATGAATTCGGGTTTAAATGGCAAAAAGATTGATGACGGTTTACGTTCTGATCGCTCAGTAGAAAACGAGGCCTCCGTGCTTCATAGAACTTTTATGATTAACCACAAAGACCCTAATCCCTACCCTGGCACTAGCACATCTATATATGATGTCACCATGGGTATGAGAAATATCAAGATGAACCCTCTTAAGCATAATTCTAAACCAAACCCTAACTCTAATTCAACTGCAAATATTGCAGAATTAGGGCTAGGGAAGATGGATGAAGATAATTTGATAAGTTCAGGCGTAGCTGGCTCAGAGAATAGTGAAGTTGGTGGTAACCTAAATCCTGATTGGACCCCATCTGCCAATAATGCTGCCGTTAAGCCTAAGAGAACTTTACTGCCTAATCCTAAATCAGGGTTTGGAAAGATGGATGAAGACGAATTGATGTGTCCAGGACTAGGCAACAATAAACTTGTCAACAGTTTAAACTCTGATCAACCAACAACAAATAGTGTCTCTGTGCCTAAGAGAGTTATCGAGACTAGCTCTTATTGTAGTCATAAACCACACGCCAATCCCAGTTCGGCGGTAAATGATTCTTCCAGGATTTTGAGACTTTTCAAGAATATCTtggataatcctaacactaaccttGAACAGCTCCTTAATGGGCAGGGGTTAGTTGTTTCAGAGGACATGGTGCTGCAGGTATTTTCTTTCCTGAAAAACGATTGGAACTCTGCTATGTTTTTCTTTTCTTGGGCCAACAAACAGCCAGGGTATAGACATGGTACCGAAGCTTATAATGCAATGCTGGATATTCTAGGCAAGCATAAGTGTTTTGTGACCATGTGGAAGCTGGTGTTTGAGATGCACAAACATAATCCCTCTTTGGTCACAGATGAAACCTTCAGTATAGTGATAAGAAGATACGCAAGTGCCCACATGGTAGAAAGAGCAATTGAAACATTCTACAGGCGGACGGAATTTGGCCTGAAACTCAATGCACCAGCGTTTCAAGTTCTTCTGGATGCTCTTTGCAAAGCTAGACATGTCCAAGAAGCAGAGGCTTTGTTTAATCTGAAGCAGAAGGAATTTAAACCTGTTATGAAGAGCAGGAACATAATTCTCAATGGATGGTGTGGTTTCCCAAATTTGAGGGAGGCAAAGAGGTTCTGGGATGAGATGAGCAAGAAGGGATGTAAGCCGAATTTGATAACATACTCTACTTATATAAGTGCTTTGGCAAAAAAGAGCAAACTGAATACAGCTCTGACATTGTTTGGGCAAATGTGGGACAAGGGATGCATTCCAGATGTCCCACTTTGCAATGCCATATTAGATGCTCTTTGCTTGAAAAAGGGAATTCCTGCGGCTCTGGATGTGTTTGTTGAAATGAATGAACATGGTTGTCTTCCAGATGCAGTGACATATAATACGTTGATAAAACATATCTGTGATGCTGGGAGCGTTGATAAGGCCTATGAGCTCTTGGATGAAATGCAAAGAAGAGGTTGCACTCCAAATGTCAGAACCTATCATTATTTCTTTCGTGCTGCTACAACACCTGAGAAGGCTTTGAAGGTTTTTCAGAGAATGGTAAAAACTGGCTGTATGCTCACCAGTGACACTTATAATTTGCTGTTGAAAATGTTACTTGGTTGGAATGAAATTGACAAGGTCCTTGTACTGTGGGATGATATGGAGAAAAGTGGCATGGGCCCAGATCAGCGATCTTATACTGTGATGGTCCATAGCCTCCATGAAAAGGGAAAATTCAATGAGGCATACAGGTATTATAACGAGATGAGAGCAAAAGGTTTCTTGCCTGAACCCAAAACCAAGTTACTTGTCAATGCAATGGAAGTCAATGCAAAAGGGAGCATGCAATGCAAAAGTTTTTCTCAAAAGAATGCCTACAAAAGACAAATTGAATGGTAA